GATGATATATATTTTCCACCATCCTGAGGATAGTGTTTTAATATAGGCAAATCTTCTATACTTTTTATACTTTTATATCCCTCCGCTTTTTTAGTTTCCGCTTTTTTAGGTTTTTCCATAGCAAAAATTATCTTTTTAAGCAATTCTTTTTCATTTATTCCAAGAGATTCAGCAAGCAATTTCCTAGTGCTAAATATATTCCCTGCAACTTTCATATCATATCCAGAAACATTTTCAAATAAAACTGGCTTTCCATCAAATACTCTCATCATTGAGGATATTTCATATTCGGTGCTAACCTCTTTCTTTATTTTTAAAATTTTATTCTCTCTTTCCAGCTTCTCTATGAAATTTCTAAAATCCATAATAGTATATCATATTGTTTTTAATTTTTGTTGTTTCTCCTGGTTTTTCATAATTTTAGTATTTTACTGGATAATTATTCTTCCATACAGTATTTCCGAATGTTGTGTTAGATTTTGATTTTTTGCAAAAAATAAAAAATTTTTTATCAATTTAATTTAATTGTTCTGAAAACAAAAAATCAAAAAATAATTTCTTCTCTATAAAAATATTAGCGAAAGATAGTCCTATAACTTTCGAGATAAATTATTAAAAAATTTTGATGATTTTTTCATCGATTCTTTTAGCACAATTAATATTACATAGAACTTTTCTTTGCTTTATTAAATCAAGAATAGAATCTTTCCACTTTTCAGCTATTATAGAAATAAATTCTCTTATAAAGTACCACAGATTATAAAGGATAGCAGAAAATATGAAAAAGAAAAACCTTATAATAGGATTCTCTGTCTTCGTTTTTATCATAAAATTCTCTTGAGCATCTCTATAAAAATTTTCTATGTTCCATCTTCTCCTATATAGATCTGCAAGACTAAGAATATTTGATTCATCAATTTCAATGTTTGTGCAGAAAACATCGAAATTTTTCCAATTTTCTTTATATTTGTTACCATTTGGAATGAAGAACAAGTTTGTTTTTATTTCTTC
The sequence above is drawn from the Thermoplasmatales archaeon genome and encodes:
- a CDS encoding transposase — encoded protein: MFFIPNGNKYKENWKNFDVFCTNIEIDESNILSLADLYRRRWNIENFYRDAQENFMIKTKTENPIIRFFFFIFSAILYNLWYFIREFISIIAEKWKDSILDLIKQRKVLCNINCAKRIDEKIIKIF